A single Alosa sapidissima isolate fAloSap1 chromosome 17, fAloSap1.pri, whole genome shotgun sequence DNA region contains:
- the c1qtnf5 gene encoding complement C1q tumor necrosis factor-related protein 5, translating to MSPSEKWSLSLLVMLLASVSHELDDNKIPSLCSGSPGIPGSPGMHGSPGVPGRDGRDGRDAQAGAPGEKGDRGEPGQTGSRGLTGDHGDPGPKGDQGKDGECAVAPKSAFSAKLSDAKAVPVAGSDAIRFDRIVLNEQGDYNAETGVFTCRVPGVYYFTVHATVYRASLQFDLMKNGFALASYFQFFGNWSKPASLSGGTLTHLIPGDKVWVQMALGEYNGFYSSPKTDSTFTGFLVYSDWKNSAVFA from the exons ATGTCGCCCTCCGAGAAGTGGTCACTCTCTCTGCTTGTCATGCTGCTGGCCAGTGTTTCGCACGAGCTTGACGACAACAAGATCCCCAGCCTGTGTTCTGGTAGTCCAGGTATCCCAGGATCCCCCGGGATGCACGGCAGCCCCGGTGTGCCAGGGAGGGATGGCAGAGACGGGCGTGATGCCCAAGCCGGGGCACCAGGGGAGAAAGGAGACAGGGGGGAACCAG GTCAGACTGGTTCCAGGGGCCTCACTGGGGACCATGGTGACCCGGGGCCCAAAGGCGATCAGGGAAAAGATGGGGAGTGTGCTGTGGCCCCTAAGTCCGCCTTCAGCGCCAAGCTGTCAGACGCCAAGGCGGTACCGGTCGCAGGGAGTGACGCCATACGATTCGATCGGATCGTGCTAAACGAGCAGGGCGACTACAACGCCGAGACGGGCGTGTTCACCTGCCGAGTCCCGGGAGTGTACTACTTCACCGTCCACGCCACGGTCTACCGCGCCAGCCTGCAGTTCGACCTGATGAAGAACGGCTTCGCGCTGGCCTCCTATTTTCAGTTCTTTGGGAACTGGTCCAAACCGGCGTCGCTGTCGGGGGGAACGCTGACGCACCTGATTCCTGGCGATAAAGTCTGGGTTCAGATGGCCCTGGGAGAATACAACGGCTTCTATTCCAGTCCCAAAACAGACAGCACCTTCACAGGCTTCTTGGTGTACTCAGACTGGAAAAACTCGGCTGTGTTTGCATAG
- the rnf26 gene encoding E3 ubiquitin-protein ligase RNF26 produces MGVVNFLFCTIGKCFEIACFLLDLNFVIVHSLIRLLIGLISFIHHLPMLLTNSVIECWNLTLVCLFTMSEGVSVLTHNLAGGGQQLIGGLVESCKMVGYLASHVLLRTRDLLHRGLLSGHSVLKHVWEGCGIALSLVVYLANTIVNLLLISTQNFYTVLVGLWETVLCPLQNILELTLAVFSFLYSTLVGASVFLWTPCLSAVEFLASLGHIFVSIFLLNFYGLLFTVGVVASTTIYLNPELSRQQANRLTHYISTVPSLRHLQVPIHRLYVLERNLRQRVAVWHGSRHRFGHRAVRTDGDGDAGQPEILAEQRVPAGNAAGGDGQPALGLARRPLAHQPPPPAGHSSERLLPSSSTSRPLQTADEGSSLKPCPSPEVDSSLLTMLQEQEERKKCVICQDSFKTVVLLPCRHLCLCRSCTDILLTQPVYQRNCPLCRHMIFQTMDVYL; encoded by the coding sequence ATGGGCGTCGTTAACTTCTTATTTTGTACCATTGGAAAATGTTTCGAAATAGCCTGTTTCCTGCTGGATTTAAATTTTGTCATTGTTCATTCCCTGATCCGGCTTTTGATTGGCTTGATTTCCTTCATCCATCACCTACCCATGTTGCTCACAAACTCTGTGATAGAATGCTGGAACCTCACCCTCGTCTGCCTGTTCACCATGTCGGAAGGGGTGTCAGTATTGACTCACAACCTGGCTGGGGGTGGACAGCAGCTCATAGGAGGGCTGGTGGAAAGTTGTAAGATGGTAGGCTACCTTGCCTCCCATGTACTGCTGCGAACCAGGGACCTTCTACACCGTGGGTTGCTTTCTGGACACAGTGTGCTGAAGCACGTATGGGAGGGCTGTGGCATTGCCCTTAGCCTGGTAGTCTATTTAGCCAACACTATTGTGAACTTGCTGCTGATTAGCACGCAGAATTTCTACACTGTGCTCGTTGGTCTTTGGGAGACAGTCCTCTGTCCCTTACAAAACATCTTGGAACTGACCTTGGCGGTGTTCAGCTTCCTGTATAGCACTCTGGTCGGGGCCTCGGTCTTCCTGTGGACGCCATGCCTCTCGGCTGTGGAGTTTCTGGCCTCCCTTGGCCACATCTTTGTCAGCATTTTCCTGTTGAATTTTTATGGACTGTTGTTCACGGTGGGTGTCGTAGCGAGCACCACGATTTACCTGAACCCCGAGCTGTCAAGACAGCAAGCCAACCGCCTCACCCACTACATCAGCACAGTGCCCTCCCTTCGACATCTGCAGGTGCCTATCCATCGCTTGTACGTGCTAGAGAGAAACCTGCGGCAGAGGGTGGCCGTGTGGCACGGCAGCCGCCACCGCTTTGGCCATCGGGCAGTGCGGACAGATGGGGACGGGGATGCGGGGCAGCCGGAGATACTAGCGGAGCAGAGGGTGCCTGCTGGGAACGCCGCTGGTGGTGACGGACAGCCCGCGCTGGGCCTCGCACGCCGACCCCTCGCTCACCAGCCCCCGCCACCGGCCGGTCACTCTTCCGAGCGCCTCTTGCCGAGCTCCAGCACGAGCAGGCCGCTGCAGACGGCAGACGAGGGCAGCAGCCTCAAGCCGTGTCCGTCTCCAGAGGTGGACTCCAGCCTCCTCACCATGCTGCAGGAACAGGAGGAGCGCAAGAAGTGCGTCATCTGCCAGGACAGCTTCAAGACGGTGGTGCTGCTGCCCTGCCGCCACCTCTGCCTGTGCCGCAGCTGCACGGACATCCTGCTCACCCAGCCCGTGTACCAGCGCAACTGCCCGCTCTGCCGACACATGATCTTCCAGACCATGGATGTGTATCTCTGA